A window of Pseudomonas alcaliphila JAB1 genomic DNA:
ATCCCTGTGTTACGCCGGGATGAAAAAACGGAGCCTGCGGGCTCCGTTTTTCGTTGCGGGTACAGGCTGTCTGTAGAAGCGGCGCCCCGCCGCGAACCTAGGGGGACGCGAAAAGCTTCGCCCCGGGGCGGAACGCCTATCCGTTCGGCGTGTGTGTCGCTCGAAAGAGCACTACGTATCTGTAGGAGCCGCGCCTCGCGGCGAATCGATCACGCGTTCAGCACAAATCCACAAGCTTCGCCCCGGGGCGGGGCTCCCACGCAAGACCGCCTTATAGTGCTTATCTGATTGGCATCAGCTTTTTCGTTGGTGTGGGTTTGGTGCCCTCAAAGCCTGGCCAGCAGGCTCTCCAGCGCCTTGGCCTGATCCTCGGCCAGATCAATGATGTGAAAGCCGGCCCAGCAATGCTGGCCGTCGGCGCCGGGGCGGCTCCACAGGCAATCGGCGCCCAGACGCACTTCCTGTACCGCATCGCTACCTGAGGTGCACACCAGGCGGCATTCCAGCACCGCGTCGGCGGTGTGGGGGGTGTCGCTGAACAGCATGAAACCATCGGCAGACAGGTCGACTATCCGGCCCAGGCGCTGACCGCTGTTCAGGTCGAAGACCTCCAGCTGCATTTCGGTGCCATGGCGGCTATGTTGACGACGCTCTTCCATGGAAATTCCTCAGCGGGGTTCGGCCGTGCGCCCGGTGAAACGCTGCAGCACACGGTAAATGGCAGTCAGCGCGCGATCCACCAGGGGCGCCGCGCGTTCGGGTGTCACGATGCGGGCCAGGCCCTTTTCCATCTCGCTGGCCAGCAGGGTCAGCGGCTTGATCGCCACGCGCTGGCCACTGTGGTCGACGAACATGTAGTTGTGCGTGGTCGGGCTGAACCAGGAAAGCTTGAGCGCGCGGCTCTTGCCGCCCTCGACGAACTCGAACCAGGTGCCGAACTCGACGCTGGCCAACTCCTTGGCCAGGGCTTGTGCGCGTGCCGAGAGCTTGCTGCGCAAAGGTGCCTGGCGAGCCAGATCGGCATCCTCACCGAGCATGGCGCCCAGGGGGCTTTCTGGCAGGGTAGGTTTGAGCAGGGCGGCCAACTGCGGCTGCTTGGCCTGGACTGCATGTTGGCAGGCCACCAGGTCCTGCAGCAGGCGACGGATACCGTCCTCATGGTAGCCGCCGAGCAATTCCAGGCCCTTGCGCAGATCGCTGAGCATCGGCACGCGCTGTTCCTGCAACTGCAGCACCTCGACCTCGCCCAGCGGCGTGCCGCTCCAGGCCAACTGTTCGGCCACTTCACAGGAGCGCTTCCACTCCGTGCTCTGTTCGCCATGGCGCAGCAGGACGAACACCAGGACGTCGGCCCAGGTCAGTTCGAGGAAGTTGCGGATGATTGTCGGTAGGTCGCGCTTTCCGACGCATCGCTGAACCACCTCAAGCGCCTGCTCGCGAGCCCCGAGTAGACGATCACGCCCTTTGGCCGCCTCTACCGCGCGGCGTTCGCGCAGTTCGACCTTGTGGCGCAGGGTCTCGACATACTCGTTGAACTCCTCGATCAGGCTGTCGAACAGTCCCAGATCACCGCTGAAACCGTGAATCACCCGTTCGACTACCCATTGCATCTTGGCCAGCAGGCTGCGTTCGTCACCTTCGCTGCCGTAAAGCACGCCAGCCTGGGCCATGGTGTTGAGCAGGCGTCGCGCCGGATGGTGGTGTTGGGTGAACAGCGCCTTGTCCTGCAGCGCGATTTTCAGATAGGGCGTATGCAGGTGCGAGAGTGCGGTCTTGCAGGCGTCCGGCAGGTTCTCGTCATCGAGGATGAAGTCGAACAGCATGCC
This region includes:
- a CDS encoding PilZ domain-containing protein produces the protein MEERRQHSRHGTEMQLEVFDLNSGQRLGRIVDLSADGFMLFSDTPHTADAVLECRLVCTSGSDAVQEVRLGADCLWSRPGADGQHCWAGFHIIDLAEDQAKALESLLARL